The following coding sequences are from one Ornithodoros turicata isolate Travis chromosome 1, ASM3712646v1, whole genome shotgun sequence window:
- the LOC135372758 gene encoding uncharacterized protein LOC135372758, with protein MPQESTRQLALEVIAALEADKTLIYTDGSVTKTGATSTVYIPETQGIIKSNLTHKTSSTAAELHGISSALHYIKEQPPRDWAILTDSKPALYTITSSKTTPNDALTEDILETYTELLKKGHTVQLQWVLSHYNINGNEKADEAAREAHAATEKSAIPLSRQDSRTIARNACEAEMKKLLTNSNWRNPRLQRLDGAHTYTGTKHLRRREAAQVHRLRLGMAFTKAYKVKINLARDPLCTACKVPEDDNHVLLHCPQFDSQRAKLRQALQRMDTRPFTLEKILGAWPTHDQCHRAVKHLTTFLHEAKLSAL; from the coding sequence ATGCCACAGGAATCCACGCGTCAGCTGGCGCTGGAAGTTATAGCCGCCCTGGAAGCCGACAAGACACTCATATATACGGACGGATCCGTCACAAAAACCGGAGCAACATCCACCGTCTACATCCCGGAAACTCAAGGGATAATCAAGAGTAACTTGACCCACAAGACATCATCAACAGCTGCCGAACTACACGGAATCTCATCTGCTCTTCACTACATCAAAGAGCAACCACCCCGAGACTGGGCCATACTCACGGACTCGAAACCCGCCTTGTACACCATCACCTCATCAAAGACAACACCAAACGACGCCCTAACAGAAGACATCCTGGAAACCTACACCGAACTTCTCAAGAAGGGACACACTGTGCAGCTACAGTGGGTGCTCAGCCACTACAACATCAACGGGAATGAGAAAGCGGACGAGGCAGCACGTGAAGCCCACGCAGCCACAGAGAAGAGCGCCATTCCCCTGAGCAGACAGGACTCCAGGACAATAGCAAGGAACGCCTGCGAGGCCGAGATGAAGAAACTACTGACGAACTCCAACTGGAGGAATCCACGGCTACAACGTCTGGACGGGGCTCACACATACACCGGAACGAAACACCTGAGGAGAAGAGAGGCAGCCCAAGTCCACAGGCTCAGACTTGGAATGGCATTCACCAAAGCATACAAGGTGAAAATCAACCTGGCCAGGGATCCCCTATGCACAGCGTGCAAGGTACCCGAAGATGACAACCACGTTCTGCTGCATTGCCCCCAGTTCGACAGCCAGAGAGCGAAGCTACGGCAAGCACTTCAGCGCATGGATACACGACCGTTCaccctggaaaaaatcctgggagcCTGGCCCACACACGACCAGTGTCACCGAGCTGTAAAGCACCTGACAACCTTCCTCCACGAAGCGAAACTCTCAGCCCTGTGA